The proteins below come from a single Triticum aestivum cultivar Chinese Spring chromosome 5D, IWGSC CS RefSeq v2.1, whole genome shotgun sequence genomic window:
- the LOC123120439 gene encoding alpha-L-arabinofuranosidase 1 isoform X1 yields MGSKETLCRTRTILCFLLLFCVSCKCSASEFEITQVASLGVDASSHLARKIPDTLFGIFFEEINHAGAGGIWAELVSNRGFEAGGPHTPSNIEPWSIIGDDSSIFVGTDRTSCFRRNKVALRMEVLCDNCPAVGVGIYNPGFWGMNIEDGKTYNLVMHAKSPEMIEMTVSLTSSDGLRVLASAAIRVLGRSNWIKLDQKLVAQGTDRTSRLQITAKTKGVVWLDQVSLMPSDTYNGHGFRTELISMLLDLKPRFLRFPGGCFVEGSWLRNAFRWRDSIGPWEERPGHYGDVWNYWTDDGLGYYEFLQLSEDLGAAPVWVFNNGISHHDEVDTTAIAPFVKDILDSLEFARGSAESTWGSVRAAMGHPEPFPVKYVAIGNEDCGKENYRGNYLKFYNAIREAYPDIQMISNCDGSSGPLDHPADLYDFHVYTGSRALFSMKNTFDNTSRSGPKAFVSEYAVTGNDAGRGSLLASLAEAAFLTGLEKNSDVVHMASYAPLFINDNDRTWNPDAIVFNSWQQYGTPSYWMQKFFRESSGATIHPITISSSYSGSLAASVITWHDDENSFLRVKVVNFGPDAVSLTFSATGLQGSINALGSTATVLTSGSVMDENSFANPNKVVPVTIELRNASEEMEVTLPPHSLSAFDLALAQSRLVAEM; encoded by the exons ATGGGTTCCAAAGAAACGCTCTGTCGTACCCGTACTATTCTCTGCTTCTTGCTTCTCTTCTGCGTGAGCTGCAAATGTTCGGCATCAGAATTTGAGATCACACAAGTGGCAAGCCTTGGTGTTGATGCCTCATCGCACCTTGCTCGAAAGATCCCTGATACGCTGTTTGGAATATTTTTTGAG GAGATCAACCATGCAGGAGCTGGTGGAATATGGGCAGAGCTTGTTAGTAATAGAG GTTTTGAAGCTGGAGGCCCCCATACTCCATCAAATATTGAACCATGGTCCATCATTGGAGATGACTCTTCCATATTTGTGGGAACAGACCGCACGTCATGTTTCAGGCGAAACAAGGTTGCTCTAAGAATGGAGGTTCTCTGTGATAACTGCCCAGCTGTCGGTGTTGGCATTTACAACCCTGGGTTCTGGGGCATG AACATAGAGGATGGGAAGACCTACAATCTAGTTATGCATGCCAAGTCACCAGAAATGATAGAAATGACAGTTTCACTAACAAGCTCTGACGGATTACGAGTTCTGGCTTCAGCTGCCATACG AGTACTCGGCCGATCGAATTGGATAAAATTGGACCAGAAGTTGGttgctcaaggaacagacagaaccTCAAGACTTCAAATAACAGCTAAGACAAAGGGAGTTGTATGGCTTGATCAAGTATCACTCATGCCTTCGGATACATACAAC GGGCACGGTTTCCGCACAGAACTCATATCCATGCTTTTGGATTTAAAACCCCGGTTCTTGAGATTCCCTG GAGGTTGCTTTGTTGAAGGCAGTTGGTTAAGAAACGCATTCAGATGGAGGGACTCTATAGGTCCATGGGAAGAGAGGCCTGGACACTATGGGGATGTCTGGAATTACTGGACGGATGATGGCCTCGGATATTATGAGTTTCTTCAG CTTTCTGAAGACCTCGGTGCTGCCCCAGTCTGGGTATTCAACAATG GAATCAGCCACCATGATGAAGTTGATACTACTGCTATTGCTCCTTTCGTAAAG GATATACTGGACAGTCTAGAATTTGCAAGGGGGAGTGCAGAATCAACATGGGGTTCTGTTAGAGCTGCAATGGGGCATCCTGAACCATTCCCAGTCAAATATGTTGCAATCGGAAATGAAGATTGTGGGAAAGAAAATTACCGTG GTAACTACCTTAAGTTCTACAATGCTATAAGAGAGGCCTATCCAGACATTCAGATGATTTCAAACTGTGATGGTTCATCTGGACCACTTGACCATCCTGCTGATCTATATGATTTCCAT gTCTATACCGGTTCCAGGGCACTATTTTCCATGAAGAATACATTTGACAATACCTCTCGTAGTGGGCCCAAG GCTTTTGTTAGCGAGTATGCTGTTACAGGAAACGATGCCGGCAGAGGAAGTCTTCTTGCTTCATTGGCAGAGGCCGCTTTCCTTACTGGGCTGGAGAAGAATAG TGATGTTGTTCATATGGCAAGCTATGCACCGCTCTTCATAAATGATAACGACCGCAC GTGGAACCCAGACGCTATCGTCTTCAACTCCTGGCAGCAATATGGAACTCCCAGTTACTGGATGCAGAAGTTTTTCCGTGAATCAAGCGGCGCTACAATCCATCCCATCACAATCAGTTCAAGCTACTCTGGTTCGCTGGCAGCATCCGTGATCACGTGGCATGATGACGAGAACAGCTTCCTGAGAGTTAAG GTTGTGAACTTTGGGCCAGATGCCGTGAGCCTTACATTCTCGGCAACTGGGCTCCAGGGCAGCATCAATGCGCTCGGATCCACCGCCACTGTTCTCACATCTGGCAGTGTAATGGACGAGAACTCCTTCGCTAACCCAAACAAG GTTGTGCCGGTGACGATCGAGTTGCGTAACGCCTCGGAGGAGATGGAGGTGACGCTGCCTCCCCACTCTCTCAGTGCATTCGACCTGGCGCTGGCGCAGTCCAGGCTTGTAGCGGAGATGTGA
- the LOC123120439 gene encoding alpha-L-arabinofuranosidase 1 isoform X2, with the protein MEVLCDNCPAVGVGIYNPGFWGMNIEDGKTYNLVMHAKSPEMIEMTVSLTSSDGLRVLASAAIRVLGRSNWIKLDQKLVAQGTDRTSRLQITAKTKGVVWLDQVSLMPSDTYNGHGFRTELISMLLDLKPRFLRFPGGCFVEGSWLRNAFRWRDSIGPWEERPGHYGDVWNYWTDDGLGYYEFLQLSEDLGAAPVWVFNNGISHHDEVDTTAIAPFVKDILDSLEFARGSAESTWGSVRAAMGHPEPFPVKYVAIGNEDCGKENYRGNYLKFYNAIREAYPDIQMISNCDGSSGPLDHPADLYDFHVYTGSRALFSMKNTFDNTSRSGPKAFVSEYAVTGNDAGRGSLLASLAEAAFLTGLEKNSDVVHMASYAPLFINDNDRTWNPDAIVFNSWQQYGTPSYWMQKFFRESSGATIHPITISSSYSGSLAASVITWHDDENSFLRVKVVNFGPDAVSLTFSATGLQGSINALGSTATVLTSGSVMDENSFANPNKVVPVTIELRNASEEMEVTLPPHSLSAFDLALAQSRLVAEM; encoded by the exons ATGGAGGTTCTCTGTGATAACTGCCCAGCTGTCGGTGTTGGCATTTACAACCCTGGGTTCTGGGGCATG AACATAGAGGATGGGAAGACCTACAATCTAGTTATGCATGCCAAGTCACCAGAAATGATAGAAATGACAGTTTCACTAACAAGCTCTGACGGATTACGAGTTCTGGCTTCAGCTGCCATACG AGTACTCGGCCGATCGAATTGGATAAAATTGGACCAGAAGTTGGttgctcaaggaacagacagaaccTCAAGACTTCAAATAACAGCTAAGACAAAGGGAGTTGTATGGCTTGATCAAGTATCACTCATGCCTTCGGATACATACAAC GGGCACGGTTTCCGCACAGAACTCATATCCATGCTTTTGGATTTAAAACCCCGGTTCTTGAGATTCCCTG GAGGTTGCTTTGTTGAAGGCAGTTGGTTAAGAAACGCATTCAGATGGAGGGACTCTATAGGTCCATGGGAAGAGAGGCCTGGACACTATGGGGATGTCTGGAATTACTGGACGGATGATGGCCTCGGATATTATGAGTTTCTTCAG CTTTCTGAAGACCTCGGTGCTGCCCCAGTCTGGGTATTCAACAATG GAATCAGCCACCATGATGAAGTTGATACTACTGCTATTGCTCCTTTCGTAAAG GATATACTGGACAGTCTAGAATTTGCAAGGGGGAGTGCAGAATCAACATGGGGTTCTGTTAGAGCTGCAATGGGGCATCCTGAACCATTCCCAGTCAAATATGTTGCAATCGGAAATGAAGATTGTGGGAAAGAAAATTACCGTG GTAACTACCTTAAGTTCTACAATGCTATAAGAGAGGCCTATCCAGACATTCAGATGATTTCAAACTGTGATGGTTCATCTGGACCACTTGACCATCCTGCTGATCTATATGATTTCCAT gTCTATACCGGTTCCAGGGCACTATTTTCCATGAAGAATACATTTGACAATACCTCTCGTAGTGGGCCCAAG GCTTTTGTTAGCGAGTATGCTGTTACAGGAAACGATGCCGGCAGAGGAAGTCTTCTTGCTTCATTGGCAGAGGCCGCTTTCCTTACTGGGCTGGAGAAGAATAG TGATGTTGTTCATATGGCAAGCTATGCACCGCTCTTCATAAATGATAACGACCGCAC GTGGAACCCAGACGCTATCGTCTTCAACTCCTGGCAGCAATATGGAACTCCCAGTTACTGGATGCAGAAGTTTTTCCGTGAATCAAGCGGCGCTACAATCCATCCCATCACAATCAGTTCAAGCTACTCTGGTTCGCTGGCAGCATCCGTGATCACGTGGCATGATGACGAGAACAGCTTCCTGAGAGTTAAG GTTGTGAACTTTGGGCCAGATGCCGTGAGCCTTACATTCTCGGCAACTGGGCTCCAGGGCAGCATCAATGCGCTCGGATCCACCGCCACTGTTCTCACATCTGGCAGTGTAATGGACGAGAACTCCTTCGCTAACCCAAACAAG GTTGTGCCGGTGACGATCGAGTTGCGTAACGCCTCGGAGGAGATGGAGGTGACGCTGCCTCCCCACTCTCTCAGTGCATTCGACCTGGCGCTGGCGCAGTCCAGGCTTGTAGCGGAGATGTGA